In one window of Hyla sarda isolate aHylSar1 chromosome 1, aHylSar1.hap1, whole genome shotgun sequence DNA:
- the LOC130312726 gene encoding elastin-like, with product MGGDDSGVGGDAPGVGGDAPGVGGYAPEDGGYAPEDGGDASGMGGDAPGVGGDAPGVGGDAPGVGGDAPGVGGDAPGVGGDAPGVGGDDSGVGGDAPEVGGDAPGVGGYAPEVGGDAPGVVGDAPGVGGDASGMGGDAPGVGGDAPGVGGDAPGVGGDDSGVGGDAPEVGGDAPGVGGYAPEVGGDAPGVVGDAPGVGGDASGMGGDAPGVGGDAPGVGGDAPGVGGDAPGVGGDAPGVGGDAPGVGGDAPEVGGDAPGVGGDAPGVGGDAPGVRGDAPGFRGDAPGVGGDAPEVGGDAPGVGGDASGVGGDAPGVGGDAPGVGGDAPGVGGYAPGVGGYVPGIGCDAPGVGGDAPGVGGDAPVVGGDAPEVGGDAPGVGGDAPGVGGDAPEVGGDAPGVVGGDAPEVGGDAPEVGGDAPGVGGDAPGVGGDAPEVGGDAPGVGGDAPEVGGDAPGVGGDAPGVGGYAPEVGGDAPGVGGDAPGVGGDAPGVGGDAPGVGGYAPEDGGDAPGVGGDAPGVGGDSPGVGGDAPGVGGDAPGVGGDSPGVGGYAPEDGGYAPEDGGDAPGVGGDAPEVGGDAPGVGGYAPGVGGDAPGVGGDAPGVGDDAPGVGGDAPGVGGDAPGVGDDAPGVGGDAPGVGGNASGVGGDAPGVGGDAPGVGGDAPGVGGNASGVGGDAPGVGGDAPGVGGDAPEVGGDAPEVGGDAPGVGGDAPGVGGYAPEDGGDAPGIGHDVPSEGSSHGKYNSISTQHNTTMI from the exons ATGGGAGGTGATGATTCTGGAGTTGGTGGTGATGCTCCTGGAGTTGGTGGTGATGCTCCTGGAGTTGGTGGTTATGCTCCTGAAGATGGTGGTTATGCTCCTGAAGATGGTGGTGATGCCTCTGGAATGGGAGGTGAtgctcctggagttggtggcgatgctcctggagttggtggcgATGCTCCTGGAGTTGGTGGTGATGCTCCTGGAGTTGGTGGTGATGCTCCTGGAGTTGGTGGTGATGCTCCTGGAGTTGGTGGTGATGATTCTGGAGTTGGTGGTGATGCTCCTGAAGTTGGTGGTGATGCTCCTGGAGTTGGTGGTTATGCTCCTGAAGTTGGTGGTGATGCTCCTGGAGTTGTTGGTGATGCTCCTGGAGTTGGTGGTGATGCCTCTGGAATGGGAGGTGAtgctcctggagttggtggcgATGCTCCTGGAGTTGGTGGTGATGCTCCTGGAGTTGGTGGTGATGATTCTGGAGTTGGTGGTGATGCTCCTGAAGTTGGTGGTGATGCTCCTGGAGTTGGTGGTTATGCTCCTGAAGTTGGTGGTGATGCTCCTGGAGTTGTTGGTGATGCTCCTGGAGTTGGTGGTGATGCCTCTGGAATGGGAGGTGAtgctcctggagttggtggcgATGCTCCTGGAGTTGGTGGTGATGCTCCTGGAGTTGGTGGTGATGCTCCTGGAGTTGGTGGTGATGCTCCTGGAGTTGGTGGTGATGCTCCTGGAGTTGGTGGTGATGCTCCTGAAGTTGGTGGTGATGCTCCTGGAGTTGGTGGTGATGCTCCTGGAGTTGGTGGTGATGCTCCTGGGGTCAGAGGTGATGCTCCGGGATTCAGAGGTGATGCCCCTGGAGTTGGTGGTGATGCTCCTGAAGTTGGTGGTGATGCTCCTGGAGTTGGTGGTGATGCTTCTGGAGTTGGTGGTGAtgctcctggagttggcggtgatgctcctggagttggcggtgatGCTCCTGGAGTTGGTGGTTATGCTCCTGGAGTTGGTGGTTATGTTCCTGGAATTGGTTGCGAtgctcctggagttggtggcgatgctcctggagttggtggcgATGCTCCTGTAGTTGGTGGCGATGCTCCTGAAGTTGGTGGTGATGCTCCTGGAGTTGGTGGTGATGCACCTGGAGTTGGTGGCGATGCTCCTGAAGTTGGTGGCGAtgctcctggagttg TTGGTGGTGATGCTCCTGAAGTTGGTGGTGATGCTCCTGAAGTTGGTGGTGATGCTCCTGGAGTTGGTGGTGATGCTCCTGGAGTTGGTGGTGATGCTCCTGAAGTTGGTGGTGATGCTCCTGGAGTTGGTGGTGATGCTCCTGAAGTTGGTGGTGATGCTCCTGGAGTTGGTGGTGATGCTCCTGGAGTTGGTGGTTATGCTCCTGAAGTTGGTGGTGATGCTCCTGGAGTTGGTGGTGAtgctcctggagttggtggcgATGCTCCTGGAGTTGGTGGTGATGCTCCTGGAGTTGGTGGTTATGCTCCTGAAGACGGTGGTGATGCTCCTGGAGTTGGTGGTGATGCTCCTGGAGTTGGTGGTGATTCTCCTGGAGTTGGTGGTGATGCTCCTGGAGTTGGTGGTGATGCTCCTGGAGTTGGTGGTGATTCTCCTGGAGTTGGTGGTTATGCTCCTGAAGATGGTGGTTATGCTCCTGAAGATGGTGGTGATGCTCCTGGAGTTGGTGGTGATGCTCCTGAAGTTGGTGGTGATGCTCCTGGAGTTGGTGGTTATGCTCCTGGAGTTGGTGGTGATGCTCCTGGAGTTGGTGGTGATGCTCCTGGAGTTGGTGATGATGCTCCTGGAGTTGGTGGTGATGCTCCTGGAGTTGGTGGTGATGCTCCTGGAGTTGGTGATGATGCTCCTGGAGTTGGTGGTGATGCTCCTGGAGTTGGTGGTAATGCTTCTGGAGTTGGTGGGGATGCTCCTGGAGTTGGTGGTGATGCTCCTGGAGTTGGTGGTGATGCTCCTGGAGTTGGTGGTAATGCTTCTGGAGTTGGTGGGGATGCTCCTGGAGTTGGTGGTGATGCTCCTGGAGTTGGTGGTGATGCTCCTGAAGTCGGTGGTGATGCTCCTGAAGTTGGTGGTGATGCTCCTGGAGTTGGTGGTGATGCTCCTGGAGTTGGTGGTTATGCTCCTGAAGACGGTGGTGATGCTCCTGGAATCGGACATGATGTTCCTAGTGAAGGATCCTCTCATGGCAAATACAACTCAAtttcaacacaacacaacacaacaatgaTATAA